One Rossellomorea aquimaris DNA window includes the following coding sequences:
- a CDS encoding Na(+)/H(+) antiporter subunit F1, with product MLHTIFQITLLCVSLSMLGLVYRVVKGPTTPDRVVALDAIGINLIAIIALVSMMLDTYAFLEVILLLGILAFLGTVAFSKFLEKGEIIERERDH from the coding sequence ATGTTACACACGATTTTTCAAATCACACTGCTATGCGTCTCCCTATCCATGCTGGGCCTTGTATACAGGGTTGTGAAAGGACCAACCACCCCCGACCGTGTGGTAGCCCTGGATGCAATCGGTATCAATCTGATTGCCATCATCGCCCTCGTATCCATGATGCTCGATACTTACGCTTTTCTGGAAGTTATTCTCCTTCTTGGGATTCTGGCTTTCTTGGGAACCGTTGCCTTTTCAAAGTTCTTAGAGAAAGGGGAGATCATCGAACGTGAGCGAGATCATTAG
- a CDS encoding Na+/H+ antiporter subunit E: MAFQILLNFFLAFVWMFLSVSFTSQSFIIGYLLGLLVIFAFRRFFSSRFYLLRVAAVINLFFLFLKELILANISVLKTILRPKLDFKPGIFALPTDLKTDWEITLLANLITLTPGTLVMDVSYDNKILYVHAIDIPDVDQAIDEIKNSFEKAIMEVSR; encoded by the coding sequence ATGGCATTTCAAATTTTATTAAACTTTTTCCTGGCCTTTGTCTGGATGTTTCTTTCGGTATCCTTTACTTCTCAGTCATTTATTATTGGCTATTTGCTAGGATTGCTTGTGATATTTGCATTCAGAAGGTTTTTCAGCTCACGGTTTTATTTATTACGCGTGGCTGCCGTGATCAACTTATTCTTCTTGTTTTTAAAAGAACTGATCCTTGCTAACATTTCGGTCCTAAAAACGATTCTGAGACCTAAGCTTGATTTCAAACCTGGAATCTTCGCTTTACCGACAGATTTAAAAACCGATTGGGAGATTACTTTATTAGCTAATCTCATTACCTTAACACCCGGGACACTCGTGATGGATGTATCGTATGATAATAAGATACTTTATGTCCATGCCATCGATATCCCTGATGTGGATCAAGCCATTGATGAGATTAAAAATTCCTTTGAAAAAGCCATTATGGAGGTGAGTCGCTAA
- the mnhG gene encoding monovalent cation/H(+) antiporter subunit G: protein MSEIIRFFIGFFLVVGGFLSLVTAFGLLRLPDVYTRNHAASKSATLGVMSILLATFLYFYLEHGHFNSRLILTIFFIFVTAPVAGHLISRAAYNSGVKLWDKSVQDDLKDKKEYDRQNSQ from the coding sequence GTGAGCGAGATCATTAGATTTTTCATCGGGTTCTTTTTAGTAGTAGGAGGGTTTCTCAGCCTGGTCACTGCCTTTGGTTTGCTGAGACTCCCGGATGTATATACGAGAAATCATGCGGCTTCTAAAAGTGCGACACTTGGCGTGATGTCGATTCTTTTGGCAACATTCCTTTACTTTTATTTGGAGCATGGACACTTTAATTCGAGACTGATACTGACGATCTTCTTCATCTTTGTGACGGCACCTGTTGCTGGACACCTCATCTCGAGAGCTGCTTATAATTCCGGGGTTAAGCTTTGGGATAAAAGTGTACAGGATGATTTAAAAGATAAAAAAGAATA